The following are encoded in a window of Castanea sativa cultivar Marrone di Chiusa Pesio chromosome 9, ASM4071231v1 genomic DNA:
- the LOC142610903 gene encoding putative WRKY transcription factor 33, which produces MASSASSLNNPINSHSNFSFSNQFMTSFTDLLSNNKNMDQENELRWGLSDLKSDRNGNEIPKFKSLPPPSLPLSPPPLSPSSYLAFPTGLSPNEFLMSPLFGSNYNNLPSPTTGAFASQALNWMNNSGDNQQLGMKLEEKTLSDFSFQPQTKPATTTSSSTFQSSSSMVSNSVEESLRRQEEAWNLKKPTNQNEFSLEKAVVKSEFAPIKNFTSEMVTSQAKMQSGDAALSGHNQCTQQSQYIREQRKSDDGYNWRKYGQKQVKGSENPRSYYKCTYPSCPTKKKVERSLDGQITEIVYKGSHNHPKPQSNRRSNSQSIQPSSCTNSGISDQSIVTLGNRHMESVSMQDDSSVSIGEDDFDQRSPMSNSGGDDDENEREAKRWKGENENGGFSASASRTVREPRVVVQTTSEIDILDDGYRWRKYGQKVVKGNPNPRSYYKCTSIACPVRKHVERASHDIRAVITTYEGKHNHDVPAARGNGSYAVNRAATNNSSSNEAMPIRPSAMATHPIQTSYPNSFQNTRLTTSGIQAPFTLQMVQNQEGVPFSGYRNQNRDYMDQTQLSEGVLSRAKEEWKTDSFLDSFLS; this is translated from the exons ATGGCTTCCTCAGCTAGCAGTTTAAATAATCCTATAAATTCTCATTCCAACTTCTCCTTCTCAAACCAATTCATGACCTCCTTCACTGACCTCCTTTCCAATAACAAAAACATGGACCAAGAAAATGAACTCAGATGGGGACTCTCTGACCTTAAATCTGATAGAAATGGAAATGAAATACCAAAATTCAAGTCACTTCCACCTCCTTCATTGCCACTCTCTCCTCCTCcactttctccttcttcttattTGGCTTTCCCAACAGGTTTAAGCCCAAATGAATTCTTGATGTCACCTTTGTTCGGCTCCAATTACAAT AATCTTCCATCTCCAACTACTGGGGCTTTTGCTAGTCAAGCACTCAACTGGATGAATAATTCTGGTGATAACCAGCAGCTTGGAATGAAGTTGGAAGAGAAAACTCTCTCTGATTTCTCTTTCCAACCCCAAACAAAGCCTGCAACTACAACATCATCATCCACCTTTCAGTCTTCTTCAAGCATGGTCTCAAACTCGGTG GAAGAGTCCTTGAGAAGACAAGAAGAAGCATGGAATCTTAAAAAACCCACGAATCAAAATGAATTTTCGTTGGAGAAGGCGGTAGTAAAATCAGAATTTGCACCAATAAAGAACTTCACTTCAGAAATGGTTACAAGCCAAGCAAAAATGCAGAGTGGTGATGCTGCCTTATCTGGTCACAATCAATGCACTCAACAATCACAATATATAAGAGAGCAGAGAAAATCAGATGATGGATACAACTGGAGAAAATATGGACAGAAACAAGTGAAGGGAAGTGAAAACCCTCGTAGTTATTACAAGTGCACGTATCCAAGTTGCCCAACGAAGAAAAAAGTTGAGAGGTCTTTGGATGGACAGATTACTGAAATAGTATACAAAGGAAGTCATAATCATCCTAAGCCTCAGTCTAACAGAAGATCAAATTCTCAATCAATTCAACCTTCTTCGTGCACGAATTCAGGCATTTCTGATCAGTCGATTGTTACACTAGGCAATAGACATATGGAGTCTGTCTCAATGCAGGATGATTCTTCAGTCTCAATTGGAGAGGATGACTTTGATCAGAGATCACCAATGAGTAATTCGGGAggagatgatgatgaaaatGAGCGTGAGGCCAAAAGATG GAAAGGGGAAAATGAGAATGGGGGGTTTTCAGCTTCTGCAAGTAGGACTGTGAGGGAACCTAGAGTTGTAGTTCAAACAACAAGTGAAATTGATATTCTTGATGATGGGTATAGGTGGAGAAAATATGGACAGAAAGTAGTTAAGGGAAATCCAAATCCAAG GAGCTACTACAAATGTACCTCTATTGCTTGTCCTGTGAGGAAACACGTTGAGCGAGCATCCCATGACATAAGGGCTGTGATCACTACTTATGAAGGGAAACACAACCATGATGTTCCTGCAGCTCGTGGTAATGGCAGTTATGCTGTGAATAGAGCTGCAACCAATAACAGTAGCAGCAATGAAGCCATGCCAATAAGGCCCTCTGCCATGGCCACCCATCCTATCCAGACAAGTTACCCAAATTCTTTTCAGAATACAAGGCTAACAACATCGGGAATTCAAGCACCATTTACTCTGCAAATGGTGCAGAACCAAGAGGGTGTACCATTTTCAGGGTACAGAAATCAAAATCGTGACTATATGGATCAAACACAGCTCTCAGAAGGTGTATTGTCTAGGGCCAAGGAGGAATGGAAGACTGACTCATTCCTTGATTCATTCCTATCTTAG